The genomic region ATTCCGGCGAGGGCGCTGGTGGTGTGGGCGATGGCATCAATATCCGCGGCCTGTCGGCCAGCACTTATGGCGGCTCGGATATTTTCATCGATGGCGTGCGTGATTCCGCCATGCGTACACGCAGCGAAATGTTCAATATCGAACAGGTCGATGTAGTGAAGGGCTCTAGTTCTGCCGAATGGGGTGGCGGCCTGATCGGCGGCGGTATCAATATGGTGACCAAGCGGCCCCACCTGGAAAATGACCGATCCGTCAGCGTTGGTGCCGGCACTGCCGATTACAAGCGGATTACGGCCGATATCAACCAGGTGCTGGATGAAGATAACGGTATTGCATTCCGCCTGAATGCCGTGCGCCACGAGAGCGGTATCAATGGCCGCGACTGGATCAACCGTGATCGCTGGGGGATTGCGCCGTCCTTGTCATTCGGCCTGGGCACGCCGACGCGTGCGATCCTGGCTTACGAGCATCTGGATGATGATGGCAATTTGGATTACGGTGTTCCCACCTGGGTGAGCGGAAAGCCTTCCCGATTCAATGCTCTTGGCGGCATTGGTAATGTGCGTATTCCTGGCTTCACGGCTCCGAACGGTGGTCGTGCCGAGCTGGCGCCTGGCGTCAAGTGGTCCGATTACTATGGTTTCCGCAACCTGGATCGCGATTACACCCGCAGCGACCGTATCAATTTCCGTGTCGAGCATGATTTCAGCGATAGCCTGCAATTGACCAACAATTTCACCTGGAACAAATTGCATCGCGAGTATATCGTGACAACCCCGGAGGGTGGCACGCTGACTTACCGTCGTTTGCTTGGGGTGGCCAGCCAGTACGAGAACGAGGCATTTGCCAACCAGACCAATGCCATTTGGAAATTCAACACCGGCGCTATTTCGCATGCTCTGGTGGGCGGGCTGGAATTTGCCCGCGAGTCCATGGATAAACGGGGCGGCACTGGTGTGGGCCTCGATAATCGCGCCACCATTGGCGATGGCGGGGTGATTGCCTATCCAACCGGCAACCACCTCACCAAGCTGCCTTATGACGTTGACTATACCTGGGGTGCGTCGGTAGAGACACGCGCGGATACCGTTTCCTATTACCTGATCGATACTATCAAATTCACCCCGCAATGGGAAATGAATCTCTCGTATCGTCACGACAAATGGAAGGCCCATTCCAAGGATACCGCCACCAGGGAAAGTGGCAGCTCTACGGAGGACCTGGATAGCGGTCGTATCGCGGTGATCTATAAGCCCGAGGAGCATGGTTCGATTTACGCTTCCTACGCCACTGCAAAACAGCCGCGCGGGCTTGCTTCCGTCGTCAACAGTACCAGTGCAGCCAACTTGCGCGATGCGGCAGCGCCCATCAAGTCTGAGACCACGGAAATCGGAACCAAGTGGGATGTGTTCAACGAGCGTCTGGCGCTGACTGCAGCTATCTTCAATACCGAGGTTAAGAACCCGGGTAGCGACCTGGATCTGACCACCGGTGCAAGTTCGGTCATCGATGGCAAGCTGCGTGTTCGTGGCCTGGAATTGGGGGCTACCGGCGCAGTGAATGACAAGCTGTCTGTGTTTGCCGGCTATACGCATCTGAACAGTGAGTTGGTCGATCAGCGCACAGGCAACGCGACAACGGGCGAAGGCGGAACATTGACCAATGCGCCGAAGAATTCGGCCAGCGTGTTCGCGACCTATGAGGTATTGCCTTCGCTGTCCATCAGCTATGGCATCCGGTACATGGATAAGCGCTACATTGCGCCTGGCAGGAGTGGTAACGAGAATTCAAACCCTGAGCTCAACCACGAAGTGCCATCGTACGTGGTGCATAACCTGACGGCGCGCTATGTCATGAACCGGAATATCGACTGGCAGTTGAACATCATCAACCTGTTCGACAAGCATTACTTCCGCCAATACAACGGTCGCGGTTTCGGGATTCCTGGCGAGGGCCTGGGAGCGCAGTTGACGATGAACTATCGTTTCTAAAACAACATCTTTAACCCTGGATGGAGCCGTGGCGGAATCGCCACGGCTTTTCACATTACGACTATGTTGATCACTATTCCTGAAGTATTTACTCCCGAAGAAGCTGAATCCATCCGCCAACGGCTGGATGCGACAGAGTGGCTGGATGGCAAGGTCACGGCAGGGTATCAATCCGCCAAGGCGAAAAACAACCTGCAATTGGCAGAAAACCATCCGCTGGCGATTGAATTGGGCGACCTGATCGTCAGTCGCCTGACCCAGCACCCCTTGTTCATGTCGGCTGCCCTGCCCAGAAAAGTCTTCCCGCCCTTGTTCAATCGCTATGAAAGCGGGCAATCATTTGGATTCCATATCGATAACGCGGTCAGGTCATTGAGCGGCTCGCGTGAGCGCGTGCGGACAGATTTGTCCAGCACTCTGTTTTTCACGCCGCCGGAAGATTATGACGGCGGGGAGCTCATACGGCACGCAAGCAATCAAATTGCCCGCGGGACATATGGTGCTGTATCCCGGCACCAGCCTGCACAAGGTCATGCCGGTGACCCGGGGGGTACGCATCTCATCTTTCTTCTGGACCCAGAGCCTGATCCGTGAGGATAGCCAGCGCACCCTGCTGTTCGATATGGACAATGCCATTCAGCGTCTCTACCAGACCGGTGCGGATGAAGAGGCCATTATCCAGCTTACCGGCACCTACCATAACCTGATACGGCACTGGAGTGAAGTGTGAGCGCTTCCTCTCTCGATACCGCAGTCCCGATCACCCCGGAGCAACTGGAACAACTTACCGAGGCAGAGTTTGCCGCCATCCTTGCCGATGACCCGCGACAGGCAAGCCGCTGGATACGCGCTGCCGCTGAGCATGGCATCGTGCAGGCACAGGCAATGTGGGGGCAGATCCTATTAGAAGGGCGTGGCACAGAGAAAAACCCTGAAGAGGCATATCAATGGTTCAAGCATGCTGCTTACCAGGATCACCCCCATGCCATGAACATGTTGGCGCGCTGCTACGAGCATGGCTGGGGCACGCCGCACAATCCCGTCGTCGCCGCCTTCTGGTACAAAAAGGCGGCCAACACGGGCCTGGACTGGGGGATGTACAACTATGCCAATCTGTTGATCAAGGGCTATGGGGTCAAGGCGGATCGCGCAGAGGCCCTGAAGTGGTATCGCCAGGCGGCTTCACTCGGTCACGCGAAATCCATCAATATCATTGGCCGTTTTCATGAGGAAGGCTGGGAAGTCCAGCAGGACATCGGGTTGGCAACCGCCTATTACAAACAGGCGGCCATCGGTGGAGATTTCCGTGGGCAGTTCAACTATGCCAGGATGCTGATCAATGCGGGCGAGGCCGCCGAAGCCGTCAAATGGCTGATGAAGATTCCCGAGACAGCCACCGAAGCCTTTATGCAGGATCTGCTCGGCTATCTCGAGACATCCACCCACCCCGTGCTGCGGCAGGCAGCCGCCAAGTTGAAAGACAGGGCGTGACGTAGAAAATGAAAAAGGGCTAGCCCCATTACTGAAGCTAGCCCTTTGATATTCCTTGGTGGCCAGGGGCAGAATCGAACTGCCGACACGCGGATTTTCAATCCGCTGCTCTACCAACTGAGCTACCTGGCCATGCTACTTTGTTTATTACGTTGGCCCTTGAGCTCACGCAAGGCCAGCATTATAGCAAACTTCAGTATTTCGTCCAGCTGCGATCGAAAAAAATCACGTTTTATTCTCGTGGTTCAAAAAAGCGACGCGCTCGGGTATGCTCCAGGCTTGATTCAAGAAGTTAATTTCATGAGCCGCCAACCACTGTCATTACCACAACTTTCTATTTCCCCGCTGGACCAGGGCCTGAAAGCCGCATTGCAAGCCAAGATCGACAATAAAACCAAGCCAAGGGGGGCATTGGGTCAGCTGGAAAGCCTGGCATTGCAGCTTGGCCTGATCCAGCAATCGTTGACGCCTGTGTTGCAGCGTCCGGCCATCCTAGTGTTCGCGGGCGATCATGGAGTAGTCGAGGAGGGGGTCAGCCCTTATCCACAGGAAGTGACGCGGCAAATGGTGATGAATTTCCTGGCCGGCGGCGCGGGAATCAATGTGTTTACGCGCCAGCATGGGATGCGGATCAAGGTCGTGGATGCCGGGGTGGCCCATGTCTTTCCGGCGCATCCGGAGCTGATTCGCGCCAAGGTTGGCATGGGAACCCATAATTTCTCCAAGATGCCTGCCATGTCTACGCAGATGTGCGACCAAGCCTTGATCAACGGTTACAGGCTGGCGCAAATGGAAGCTGCTGCTGGGACTAACGTGATGGGGTTTGGTGAGATGGGCATAGGGAATACCACATCTGCGTCGGCCATTGTCGCGGTGTTGTGCCAGTTGCCGGTAGCGCAATGTGTCGGCCGTGGCACGGGCCTGGATGACGCCGGTGTGATGCGCAAGGCAGAGGTGATCCGCCAGGCAATGGCGCGGCACCAGGTGGACAACACAGATCCCTTGGCGGTGCTGGCAACGTTTGGCGGGTTCGAGATTGCCATGATGGTGGGTGCCATGCTGGGCGCTGCAGAAAAGCGGGTTGCCTTGTTGATCGACGGTTTTATCGCCACGGCGGCCCTGCTGGTGGCAAGCCGGGTAGCGCCCGCTATATTGGAGTACTGTATTTTCGCCCACTGTTCCGACGAGGCGGGGCACCAGCTGGTGCTGCAACAGCTGGGTGCCAGGCCCTTGCTCAACCTGGGCCTGCGCCTGGGTGAGGGAACCGGCGCGGCAATGGCCTATCCATTGGTGCAGGCCGCGGTGAATTTCCTCAATGAAATGGCCTCGTTCGAGTCGGCCAATATCAGCCGACAGGATGCTTCATGAACCGGCAATGGCGCTTGTTCCTGTTGGCGTTGGGATTCTTCACGCGCCTGCCGGTGCCCGCCATCCAGCATCTTGATTCCACTGAGCTGAACGATGCGGCACGCTATTTCCCGCTGGTGGGCATGCTCATCGGGTTGGCGGCGGCGCTGGTCTTGTACTTGAGTCTGCACATTCTGCCCGCAACCGTGGCGATCATCCTCAGTATGGTCGCCACGGTGTGGCTGACTGGCGCTTTCCATGAGGATGGGCTGGCGGATACCATGGATGGACTGGGCGGCGGATGGACGAAGCAACAGACGCTGGTCATCATGAAGGATGCCCGCATCGGCAGCTATGGCGCGATAGCATTATTCCTGGCATTACTGCTCAAGTTCATCAGCCTTGGTCAAATGCCGCCCGCAATGCTGCCTTGGATCCTCGTGTCAGCCCATGCCCTGAGCCGGCTTGCCGCGGTGCTCGTGATGGCTACCCAGGAGTATGTGCGGGAGGAGGGCAAGGCCAAGCCGCTGGCGACCAACCCGTCGAGGATTAGCCTGTGGATTGCCGTGGTGTCGGGCCTGGCCCCTTTGCTGCTGCTGCTGCCGGCACGGCTGTGGCTTGCGTTGCTGCCGGTGGTGATGGTGTGGTGTTGGTTCAGCTGGAAGCTGAAGCAGCGCCTTGGCGGATATACCGGTGATTGCCTGGGTGCCATGCAGCAGTTGACGGAGCTGGCGTTTTATCTTGGCATCTTGATGCTGGTTCGCGACATGTGGAGTATTTAATTGGAAATTTACCTGGTGCGGCATACGACGCCGGATGTGTTGCCCGGCACATGCTACGGGCATAGCGATATTGACGTCACTGAAACTTTTCTTGCCGAGTTCGAGGCCTTGCATCCCAAGCTCAGGCACCTGAAGAACCCCGTGATTTACAGCAGTCCCCTGCAGCGCTGCATGAAGCTGGCGGAATCCATGGCCGCCACCTTCAGTCCGCAGTTGACAGTGCAGCCCGATCCCAGGCTCAAGGAGCTGAACTTCGGCGATTGGGAAATGCGCTCCTGGAACGACATCCCGCGTGGATTGGTCGACGTCTGGGCGGAAGACCACGTGCGTCACGTGCCGCCAAATGGGGAATCCTTCCAGCAGCTTTTCCAGCGTGCGCAATCCTTTTTTGCTGATTTGCAGCATGAGCAGCAGCCCGCGCTGGTGTTCACGCATGCCGGTGTCATCCGGGCATTGATGGGCTATGCGCTTGGCCTGCCGCTGGTGCATACCTTCAAGCTGCAAATCGACTACGCCAGCGTGAGCAAGATCATCGTCGCACCGCAGTTCACCAGCGTCGCGTACGTTAATCGCTGAGGTCCTGCAGCTGCAGTTCTTTCAGCGCCACCGCCAGTTTCTGCCACCCATCTGCGGACGGCAGGCCGATCCGCACCCCCCGCAGTGCCGGAAAATGCCGGGTCCAGACGCCCTGACGCGCCAATTGCACATGCAGTCGTTCCGCATGCTCTA from Methylobacillus flagellatus KT harbors:
- a CDS encoding TonB-dependent receptor, producing MPPLALHYRLYPWPIWPRRKQPANNKKEATLEEVSVRAARENPYKSERLASPKYTQPLRDVPQSVTVIPKEIIRLQNAQTLEEVLYNSPGITFNSGEGAGGVGDGINIRGLSASTYGGSDIFIDGVRDSAMRTRSEMFNIEQVDVVKGSSSAEWGGGLIGGGINMVTKRPHLENDRSVSVGAGTADYKRITADINQVLDEDNGIAFRLNAVRHESGINGRDWINRDRWGIAPSLSFGLGTPTRAILAYEHLDDDGNLDYGVPTWVSGKPSRFNALGGIGNVRIPGFTAPNGGRAELAPGVKWSDYYGFRNLDRDYTRSDRINFRVEHDFSDSLQLTNNFTWNKLHREYIVTTPEGGTLTYRRLLGVASQYENEAFANQTNAIWKFNTGAISHALVGGLEFARESMDKRGGTGVGLDNRATIGDGGVIAYPTGNHLTKLPYDVDYTWGASVETRADTVSYYLIDTIKFTPQWEMNLSYRHDKWKAHSKDTATRESGSSTEDLDSGRIAVIYKPEEHGSIYASYATAKQPRGLASVVNSTSAANLRDAAAPIKSETTEIGTKWDVFNERLALTAAIFNTEVKNPGSDLDLTTGASSVIDGKLRVRGLELGATGAVNDKLSVFAGYTHLNSELVDQRTGNATTGEGGTLTNAPKNSASVFATYEVLPSLSISYGIRYMDKRYIAPGRSGNENSNPELNHEVPSYVVHNLTARYVMNRNIDWQLNIINLFDKHYFRQYNGRGFGIPGEGLGAQLTMNYRF
- a CDS encoding Fe2+-dependent dioxygenase; protein product: MLITIPEVFTPEEAESIRQRLDATEWLDGKVTAGYQSAKAKNNLQLAENHPLAIELGDLIVSRLTQHPLFMSAALPRKVFPPLFNRYESGQSFGFHIDNAVRSLSGSRERVRTDLSSTLFFTPPEDYDGGELIRHASNQIARGTYGAVSRHQPAQGHAGDPGGTHLIFLLDPEPDP
- a CDS encoding tetratricopeptide repeat protein — encoded protein: MSASSLDTAVPITPEQLEQLTEAEFAAILADDPRQASRWIRAAAEHGIVQAQAMWGQILLEGRGTEKNPEEAYQWFKHAAYQDHPHAMNMLARCYEHGWGTPHNPVVAAFWYKKAANTGLDWGMYNYANLLIKGYGVKADRAEALKWYRQAASLGHAKSINIIGRFHEEGWEVQQDIGLATAYYKQAAIGGDFRGQFNYARMLINAGEAAEAVKWLMKIPETATEAFMQDLLGYLETSTHPVLRQAAAKLKDRA
- the cobT gene encoding nicotinate-nucleotide--dimethylbenzimidazole phosphoribosyltransferase, whose translation is MSRQPLSLPQLSISPLDQGLKAALQAKIDNKTKPRGALGQLESLALQLGLIQQSLTPVLQRPAILVFAGDHGVVEEGVSPYPQEVTRQMVMNFLAGGAGINVFTRQHGMRIKVVDAGVAHVFPAHPELIRAKVGMGTHNFSKMPAMSTQMCDQALINGYRLAQMEAAAGTNVMGFGEMGIGNTTSASAIVAVLCQLPVAQCVGRGTGLDDAGVMRKAEVIRQAMARHQVDNTDPLAVLATFGGFEIAMMVGAMLGAAEKRVALLIDGFIATAALLVASRVAPAILEYCIFAHCSDEAGHQLVLQQLGARPLLNLGLRLGEGTGAAMAYPLVQAAVNFLNEMASFESANISRQDAS
- a CDS encoding adenosylcobinamide-GDP ribazoletransferase, giving the protein MNRQWRLFLLALGFFTRLPVPAIQHLDSTELNDAARYFPLVGMLIGLAAALVLYLSLHILPATVAIILSMVATVWLTGAFHEDGLADTMDGLGGGWTKQQTLVIMKDARIGSYGAIALFLALLLKFISLGQMPPAMLPWILVSAHALSRLAAVLVMATQEYVREEGKAKPLATNPSRISLWIAVVSGLAPLLLLLPARLWLALLPVVMVWCWFSWKLKQRLGGYTGDCLGAMQQLTELAFYLGILMLVRDMWSI
- the cobC gene encoding alpha-ribazole phosphatase, yielding MEIYLVRHTTPDVLPGTCYGHSDIDVTETFLAEFEALHPKLRHLKNPVIYSSPLQRCMKLAESMAATFSPQLTVQPDPRLKELNFGDWEMRSWNDIPRGLVDVWAEDHVRHVPPNGESFQQLFQRAQSFFADLQHEQQPALVFTHAGVIRALMGYALGLPLVHTFKLQIDYASVSKIIVAPQFTSVAYVNR